In the Salmo trutta chromosome 13, fSalTru1.1, whole genome shotgun sequence genome, ACTCTCCCAGGTGGACCAGGGTGGACGCTAGCCGCCCGAAGTTGGACACATTGTTGTAGAGCAGCTTGGCCGCATCATACATCCTCTCATCATAACACCTGTCACCCACCTGGTATAGAGAAAGACAATAAGAAAACGTATGTTACTGGTCAGCAGTGATGGAGAGGGATGTGGCAGGTAAacctgtgtgtgtggcagtgtgtgtatatCGTGTTTGGAGAGTACCTGTTGGATGTGGGCGTTGTTGGGTCCATTGATGAACTCCTCCAGCTCAGCCAGGCGGTTGGTCTTGGCCAGGGCGAAGATGAGCTCTGTCTCCACGTAGGACTCACGGGACTTCTTACGGGCCATCTGAAGGAACTTCACCAGGTCCTCCCAGTTACCTGAGGATAGTAGGGGAACACTAAGCCTTTTCCCTCGCCTGGTTGCCGTCTCTGTTCAGCTattacattccactccttgtactCTGTCATTTGCCAGATACTGGTCTTTCTTCAATTCTGAACATTCTATAATTTGAATCATGATTTGATCGTGATTCGATAACCCTCACAGCTATCCTTAAGCAAATAGTGAAACTatcactttttttttctctcagatTGTGGTGGTGTCTGGTTGCTCGGCAACCATTTTGTTTCTCCAGACTAAACCAGTTGGTCAAAAGTTTAGCTCACACCAAAATTCTCAAACTAAATACATACTGCAATTCCAGCCACAAAACATCTTAGCTTTGATTTTATGCCTCAAAATAAAACTTGCCTAGCTAACAGCTAAATGTTTGTTTCGAGGCTCCACATGTCGTCATGGGAAATATGAATGATTTCCTACAACCAATGAGCAGCATAGCCGTAAATCCAGCTGCATATTGAACGTTGAGATTGGAGAAAGGCCAGTCTCTTTGGCATATGACACAAAGTGCGGAAccagagactggtacccagactacgTTACCCCCATTTAGATACAGCATGTGAATACCTTCACCTCAAATGGTAAGCCTACATTGAAAAATGTCGTTGGTCGTATGCTGGACATTACATGGAACAATGTTGTCTCTTACCGCTCTGGGCTGCAGCCTGGCCCACCTCCATGTAGGCAGAGGGGTCGTCAGCCTTGATGTAGGAGTCGATGGCCTCCTTCACCAGACCCTTCTGGAGCTGAGCCTTGGCCAGCTGGCTCCACACTGGAGGCTCATTGCAGCGCTCAGCAAACTCATAGGCCCGGTCCAGGTTCCCAATGTGCTCAATCAGAACCTAAAAACATACATAAATAACTTTTGTCAAGTTCACCTCTTGATCTGTAGAATTCATGCAGAACAGTAGCATTGTCCACAATGTGaattgaaccagcaaccttttggtcaATGGTCCATTTCCCAGAGCAAAAGACTCAACCGCTGACCTGCACGGCAGAGGTGTTGACGTCAAACTTCCTGAAGATGGCGAATGCCTCCTCAAAGAGTTCGTTGCTGATGGCGATGTTAGCGATGTCAGGGGCGTCGTAGTTGTCCAGGCGGTTGATGTACTCCATCACACGGGTACGGTCTGCCTTGATGGCTGTTAGAATCAGCAGGTTCTGAAGGTTTCTGAATTAAAACACAGATGAATTCTGCTCAGCATTGACAAAGTAAAACAACAAAAGTTTAACATTCCAAAGCTACCCGGTATTGAAAGAGCAGACACACAATGGACAGCTCAGTCTGCCAGTGAGCACAGATAGTAGAGCTTCAGTAGCCCTAGTACCTGTGTTCACTGAAGACTGAGTTATCCAGAACGATCTTCTCCAGCAGCTCAATGAGTTCGTTGGGGAGGTCTGCAGTCATGAAGGCCTTGACTGTGACTGACACCTCCTCTGGGTCCTGGGTCTCAGACAGGGCAGTCTGAACAACCTGATAAAAGATAGAGACATAATCAACATCATTCATTACTCCAGAATGGAGGAAATATAGCCACTTGGAGCCAAAATGGGTCACAAATAACAATTTAACCATCATGAGAAATATGAGGAAAGTGTGGGTGGGGCATCGCAGTAGAGGTTGGGACAATGGTTTTAGTGAGGATAATGTttgcgtttcttttttcttttaCCCCTTTCTCGCCCCAATTtaatgatatccaattggtagttacagttttgtcccctctctgcaactcccgtatggactcgggagaggcgaaggtcgagagtcgtgcttcctccgaaacacaacccaaccaagccgcactgcttcttgacacaatgcccgcttaaacaggaagccagccgcacccatgtgtcagaggaaacactgtacacctggcgactgtgtcagcgtgcactgcacacGGCCCGCCACGGGAGTCGCTAGtgagcaatgggacaaggacatcccagcaccatcccaggccaaaccctcccctaacccggacgacgctgggccaaattgtgcgccgccccatggatctcccagtcgcagccggctgcgacagtgcctggactcgaacccagaatctctagtggcactgcAATGCaatagaccactgcgccactcgggagccccgatGTTTGCATTTCTAACATGCAGGAACAGGTCCATACCTGGTCGATGAGAGGTCTTCTGAACGGGTTACTCTCCAGCAGCACGCTGGCCCACAGCTCAGGGTCTTTACGGCGAACCAGGTAGCGAGACAAACTCTTGAACAGAGAGTTCTCATTGCACACCTTTACAGGAAATGTAAGATGATCAGTAGGAGGACAAACATATGCAAACACTGCTAAATTACCATTTCAATGTACTAGTCAagttaaaatgtatttcttaTTTCCCCACTCACATTAATGAGTTCCTGGTCACACTGTCCTCTCTCGTAGGCCACGCAGGCCAGGTGGGGGTCCCTCTTCTCACAGTACTTGCCCACCACGCGGCTGTCGTAGAAGGTATTCTCACGCAGGAAGCGCTCTGGGTTGTTGTTGCTGTCGATGTAGATCTTGGCCAGGGCATTGTGGGTAGCTGGCTCCTCACAGCCATCGTGGATACGGGCCTCCAGCCAGGGTAGGAGCAGCTTCAGTCTGGAGACAACACatagatacattttcaagtttcaGGCGCTCATAAACTAGACATATTTCCACTTTTAACTGGGTCAAACAGCACCACTTCATCCTACTTTCTCTTTCAGAAGTAATGACACAATCAAATGCACTACAGCTGCAGTTGGTGACAAAAACAAGCCCTCGCAAGAAAGGCCCCTTTAATATAAAGCCAGTCTGGGCTGAGACAAATCTTTCTCCCTGTCCCCATGCTCCTTACCTGTTCCTCTTCTCCACCTCAGCCACCAGTTCATCAGTGGAGAACTGTCCTTTCACCACCAGGATCAGGTTCTTAATCACATCCTCAGCACAGTCCACATCCAGCAGCCCTCCAATCACCACCGGCAGACGGCTGGGGTTCACctgacacacacaaatatatattttagttaCAGAACACTTACAAATCAAACAATGGTAGTGACCCTTTAATTCAGTGTGAATAAAGATGCTGTAAAGTCCTACACAGGTTAATAGGAGGCTGTATACCTTCTGCACATAGATCTCAATGTATTTCTGCAGGGTGTTGCGGTACAAGTAGAGGACCAGGTCGTGGACAAAGTCGAAGCGGTCACACACGATGATCAGGGGTAGCTGATCAGTCAGCTTAGCTTCCTGTGAAGAGAGGCAAGATTCATATCAGCTCACAGAATCAAACTAACACCCAGACCTGGCTTTCAGGGTAATTAACCAAAGAAAGACTGAAGTATGCTGAACTGTGATGTCATGTTACAGTATGCCTCCtttactccaataccttgaggaAGTTCTTGACTCGTTCGGGGTCGTAGCAGTTgctctctctgcagatcctctccaccTCTTTGATCTGTCCTGTCTTACAGGCGGCCTGGATGTACTTGAAGTGGACCTCTGGGTCCTGGCTGAAGTTAACGATGGAACCCAGGAAGTAGAACAGACCTGGAATGAACACAGAACTTAGTCCCTATACACATAGAGCAATAGGAAGAACAACTGTGGTTGTTGAGACACTCATGAGGACAAGACTAGGTGGTTTGCGTCAGGTGTATGGTCTGCTTACCTTCGAAGCTCTTGAAGGACTCAAAGAGCTCGGTGAGGGAGTTGGTGGAGAGCTGCTCATGGTACTTAGAGGCCACCTGGACACAGATTTGCAGGTTCTGACGGATGTTGGCCGACAGCATGGCCCGAAGACACTCCAGAGAGTCCTCCACTGATAGGGAGCCAAAAAAGTTCACCAGCCACTGTAGGACAGAGTCAATACACATACAGAGTCAGTGCACAGACAGAAGATGCACACATTAGTCAAGGTCACGTTTCTTAAGAGCAAAACACAACAAGCGCACACACACCGCTCTCCAAGACTATGAGCATTCTGGTCAAGGACATTCTATTCCATgcagtgtgtgattgtgtgttagATAGTGTCCTATACCTCAGGGTTGAGCAGGTGTGTGTGCACCACAGCCCGTTTGATGTCGTACAGGTCGGTGTAATGCTCCAGAGCCCTCTGCAGCAGGCCAGCCTTCTCACACAGCTGGGCAACGTGGGCACGGTCGTAGTGGGTGAACATCTGGTTGCCCAGGATGGCATCAGCCACCTgaagtgggggaaaaaaacagcatTCATTTAAAATAGAGTCCACGAGTCAGTGGAACAAAAAACATAAAATTGCTGTGGGTGTGATATGCATGTGTACCTGTGGGGCGTGGACCAGGTTCATCTCCAGCAGGCGTGTCTGCAGAGGCCCCTCAGCAGGCCTGTTGTTCTTCAGGGCGTCCAGGAGGAAGGAGGTACACTGCTGGATCAGGTTATACTCCATAAACACGTCAACGATCTGAACAGGGAGACAGACCGACACATCAGCTACCACACAACATTCATGTTACTGTATACAGCCATCATTTCATACAGCCACCTCACAGAAAAGCAATGAACCAGGTTTTTTCCCATTCAGCAAATTTAAATATAAAGGGAAATAGGACGATAAATGAATTCTTGAGGTGGTGAAGACATTTGGCCCTTTGCCCTCTGACCTGTGTGATGTCAGCCAGCGGCTCCTCGTCCTGCACCAGCATCTGGGAGAACTGAAGGCCTTGTTCTGGACTGATTCTCATCACGTTCCTCAGCAGGAACATCCAGTCTGGGGTGTAGCCCACCTAGAGTGGAAATACGGAAAACATATTGTATAGTTCAAAATGTAACACAATCTAATTTGACCATATTACAGAACTCCATTTTGTGTCAAGTCAAATGTTATATTGGACAGGTCTAGTAGATAAAAATAGAAACACCACTAACCTTTTTGGCGTAGAGGACAATTTTCTGGAACTGTCCGGTCTCAGCGAAGCACTGGATGACTTTGTTGGGCACGTTGGCCCTGAGGTAGACGCTGAGGGCCAGAGTGGGGTCCACTGACTTCACCAGGTCCCCCAGCTCCTCTGAACACTCCAGCTGTAGAAGTATACATGCAATGTTCATTCATTGAGACAACTCACAACAAGCTGTGAATTCCTAACCGAGTCCTAGCCAGCCCAATAGTTATAGGGATATTTGAACAGACCAGTGCAATATGTTGAGCAACACATAATTGGAACATAAAACTGTAAAGCTCCATGTTGAACATCCAAACGTAACAGTGAACATAGCTATAGTATCAGTTTATTATGATAACTATGGTTTCCTTGCCTTGTCCTCTTTCAGCCATTTCTCCAGCAGCTGCTTGCGTCCCTGCTGTAAGACGGGCCTGCACAGCTCCAGGGACTCAAACTTGTTGAGCTGGCCCTGGTCCAGCAGGATGCCAAAGTACTGCAGCAGGGGAGAGGTCTGGCCCGGCTGGGCTGGCACACTCTGGAATTTACGGATGGTGTCTGGGGTACGCAGGATACCCTGGGGAGGAAGAAAGTGCGAAAAATGCAAgatgacatttaaaaaaagagtGTGATTATGATAAAAGACAGAACgagtagaagaaaaaaaacatccaCAAGACAGAAATGTGTTTTGCAGACAAAATATCATCCCACAGATAGCGATTATGTCATTGGCGTTTTGGTGCATTGGCAGTACCTTGGGAGCATTGGCGGCCACCTTGGCAGCCTCAGAGTAGTTCCCTGCAGCGAACAGGGTGTTGAACTTGCGGGCGAACAGCTCCTCGGCCCCGGCCAGGTTGTTGCGCACAGCCATACGCAGGGCCAGGTCTGGGTTCTGGAGAACGTTGGTGATGTAGGGGATGATGttctcctcctccacacacactgacaacacCTGGacaaacacattaacacacagacaGGGTTAGAGTCCACACCTATACAGACATGAAAATATGTGTACTATTACATTAGTTTATATGTGGAGACAATTGTAACAAAATTGGTATATCATTCCTTTGTTAAACTCATTTATTCCAAATTTAATTGActgtgtaaaaaaatatttgcTGCTGGAATAGAGAATGGTATTTGTGAATTAAGCTTGGCAGATTCATGAAGTACACA is a window encoding:
- the LOC115206427 gene encoding clathrin heavy chain 1 isoform X4, coding for MAQILPIRFQEHLQLQNLGINPANIGFSTLTMESDKFICIREKVGEQAQVVIIDMADPNTPIRRPISADSAIMNPASKVIALKAAKTLQIFNIEMKSKMKAHTMTDDVTFWKWISLNTVALVTDNAVYHWSMEGDSQPVKVFDRHSSLAGCQIINYRTDAKQKWLLLIGISAQQNRVVGAMQLYSVDRKVSQPIEGHAAGFAQFKMEGNTEESTLFCFAVRGQAGGKLHIIEVGTPPTGNQPFPKKAVDVFFPPEAQNDFPVAMQISSKQDVVFLITKYGYIHLYDLETGTCIYMNRISGETIFVTAPHEPTAGIIGVNRKGQVLSVCVEEENIIPYITNVLQNPDLALRMAVRNNLAGAEELFARKFNTLFAAGNYSEAAKVAANAPKGILRTPDTIRKFQSVPAQPGQTSPLLQYFGILLDQGQLNKFESLELCRPVLQQGRKQLLEKWLKEDKLECSEELGDLVKSVDPTLALSVYLRANVPNKVIQCFAETGQFQKIVLYAKKVGYTPDWMFLLRNVMRISPEQGLQFSQMLVQDEEPLADITQIVDVFMEYNLIQQCTSFLLDALKNNRPAEGPLQTRLLEMNLVHAPQVADAILGNQMFTHYDRAHVAQLCEKAGLLQRALEHYTDLYDIKRAVVHTHLLNPEWLVNFFGSLSVEDSLECLRAMLSANIRQNLQICVQVASKYHEQLSTNSLTELFESFKSFEGLFYFLGSIVNFSQDPEVHFKYIQAACKTGQIKEVERICRESNCYDPERVKNFLKEAKLTDQLPLIIVCDRFDFVHDLVLYLYRNTLQKYIEIYVQKVNPSRLPVVIGGLLDVDCAEDVIKNLILVVKGQFSTDELVAEVEKRNRLKLLLPWLEARIHDGCEEPATHNALAKIYIDSNNNPERFLRENTFYDSRVVGKYCEKRDPHLACVAYERGQCDQELINVCNENSLFKSLSRYLVRRKDPELWASVLLESNPFRRPLIDQVVQTALSETQDPEEVSVTVKAFMTADLPNELIELLEKIVLDNSVFSEHRNLQNLLILTAIKADRTRVMEYINRLDNYDAPDIANIAISNELFEEAFAIFRKFDVNTSAVQVLIEHIGNLDRAYEFAERCNEPPVWSQLAKAQLQKGLVKEAIDSYIKADDPSAYMEVGQAAAQSGNWEDLVKFLQMARKKSRESYVETELIFALAKTNRLAELEEFINGPNNAHIQQVGDRCYDERMYDAAKLLYNNVSNFGRLASTLVHLGEYQAAVDGARKANSTRTWKEVCFACVDGNEFRLAQMCGLHIVVHADELEELINYYQDRAYFEELITMLEAALGLERAHMGMFTELAILYSKFKPQKMREHLELFWSRVNIPKVLRAAEQAHLWAELVFLYDKYEEFDNAIITMMSHPSDAWKEGQFKDIVTKVANVELYYKAIQFYLEFKPLLLNDLLIVLSPRLDHTRAVNFFMKTKQLSLVKPYLRSVQNHNNKGVNEALNNLFITEEDYAALRASIDAYDNFDNITLAQGLEKHELIEFRRIAAYLFKGNNRWKQSVELCKKDKLYKDAMQYASESKDVELAEELLAWFLEEDKKECFAACLFTCYDLLRPDVVLETAWRHNIMDFSMPYFIQVMREYLSKVDKLDASESLRKQEEQNTESQPIVYGTPQLMLTSGPGQAVPPQSGYGGYGYPAAPAGYGQPPQPGFGYGM
- the LOC115206427 gene encoding clathrin heavy chain 1 isoform X1, whose amino-acid sequence is MAQILPIRFQEHLQLQNLGINPANIGFSTLTMESDKFICIREKVGEQAQVVIIDMADPNTPIRRPISADSAIMNPASKVIALKDAAKTLQIFNIEMKSKMKAHTMTDDVTFWKWISLNTVALVTDNAVYHWSMEGDSQPVKVFDRHSSLAGCQIINYRTDAKQKWLLLIGISAQQNRVVGAMQLYSVDRKVSQPIEGHAAGFAQFKMEGNTEESTLFCFAVRGQAGGKLHIIEVGTPPTGNQPFPKKAVDVFFPPEAQNDFPVAMQISSKQDVVFLITKYGYIHLYDLETGTCIYMNRISGETIFVTAPHEPTAGIIGVNRKGQVLSVCVEEENIIPYITNVLQNPDLALRMAVRNNLAGAEELFARKFNTLFAAGNYSEAAKVAANAPKGILRTPDTIRKFQSVPAQPGQTSPLLQYFGILLDQGQLNKFESLELCRPVLQQGRKQLLEKWLKEDKLECSEELGDLVKSVDPTLALSVYLRANVPNKVIQCFAETGQFQKIVLYAKKVGYTPDWMFLLRNVMRISPEQGLQFSQMLVQDEEPLADITQIVDVFMEYNLIQQCTSFLLDALKNNRPAEGPLQTRLLEMNLVHAPQVADAILGNQMFTHYDRAHVAQLCEKAGLLQRALEHYTDLYDIKRAVVHTHLLNPEWLVNFFGSLSVEDSLECLRAMLSANIRQNLQICVQVASKYHEQLSTNSLTELFESFKSFEGLFYFLGSIVNFSQDPEVHFKYIQAACKTGQIKEVERICRESNCYDPERVKNFLKEAKLTDQLPLIIVCDRFDFVHDLVLYLYRNTLQKYIEIYVQKVNPSRLPVVIGGLLDVDCAEDVIKNLILVVKGQFSTDELVAEVEKRNRLKLLLPWLEARIHDGCEEPATHNALAKIYIDSNNNPERFLRENTFYDSRVVGKYCEKRDPHLACVAYERGQCDQELINVCNENSLFKSLSRYLVRRKDPELWASVLLESNPFRRPLIDQVVQTALSETQDPEEVSVTVKAFMTADLPNELIELLEKIVLDNSVFSEHRNLQNLLILTAIKADRTRVMEYINRLDNYDAPDIANIAISNELFEEAFAIFRKFDVNTSAVQVLIEHIGNLDRAYEFAERCNEPPVWSQLAKAQLQKGLVKEAIDSYIKADDPSAYMEVGQAAAQSGNWEDLVKFLQMARKKSRESYVETELIFALAKTNRLAELEEFINGPNNAHIQQVGDRCYDERMYDAAKLLYNNVSNFGRLASTLVHLGEYQAAVDGARKANSTRTWKEVCFACVDGNEFRLAQMCGLHIVVHADELEELINYYQDRAYFEELITMLEAALGLERAHMGMFTELAILYSKFKPQKMREHLELFWSRVNIPKVLRAAEQAHLWAELVFLYDKYEEFDNAIITMMSHPSDAWKEGQFKDIVTKVANVELYYKAIQFYLEFKPLLLNDLLIVLSPRLDHTRAVNFFMKTKQLSLVKPYLRSVQNHNNKGVNEALNNLFITEEDYAALRASIDAYDNFDNITLAQGLEKHELIEFRRIAAYLFKGNNRWKQSVELCKKDKLYKDAMQYASESKDVELAEELLAWFLEEDKKECFAACLFTCYDLLRPDVVLETAWRHNIMDFSMPYFIQVMREYLSKVDAIKEKVDKLDASESLRKQEEQNTESQPIVYGTPQLMLTSGPGQAVPPQSGYGGYGYPAAPAGYGQPPQPGFGYGM
- the LOC115206427 gene encoding clathrin heavy chain 1 isoform X2; its protein translation is MAQILPIRFQEHLQLQNLGINPANIGFSTLTMESDKFICIREKVGEQAQVVIIDMADPNTPIRRPISADSAIMNPASKVIALKAAKTLQIFNIEMKSKMKAHTMTDDVTFWKWISLNTVALVTDNAVYHWSMEGDSQPVKVFDRHSSLAGCQIINYRTDAKQKWLLLIGISAQQNRVVGAMQLYSVDRKVSQPIEGHAAGFAQFKMEGNTEESTLFCFAVRGQAGGKLHIIEVGTPPTGNQPFPKKAVDVFFPPEAQNDFPVAMQISSKQDVVFLITKYGYIHLYDLETGTCIYMNRISGETIFVTAPHEPTAGIIGVNRKGQVLSVCVEEENIIPYITNVLQNPDLALRMAVRNNLAGAEELFARKFNTLFAAGNYSEAAKVAANAPKGILRTPDTIRKFQSVPAQPGQTSPLLQYFGILLDQGQLNKFESLELCRPVLQQGRKQLLEKWLKEDKLECSEELGDLVKSVDPTLALSVYLRANVPNKVIQCFAETGQFQKIVLYAKKVGYTPDWMFLLRNVMRISPEQGLQFSQMLVQDEEPLADITQIVDVFMEYNLIQQCTSFLLDALKNNRPAEGPLQTRLLEMNLVHAPQVADAILGNQMFTHYDRAHVAQLCEKAGLLQRALEHYTDLYDIKRAVVHTHLLNPEWLVNFFGSLSVEDSLECLRAMLSANIRQNLQICVQVASKYHEQLSTNSLTELFESFKSFEGLFYFLGSIVNFSQDPEVHFKYIQAACKTGQIKEVERICRESNCYDPERVKNFLKEAKLTDQLPLIIVCDRFDFVHDLVLYLYRNTLQKYIEIYVQKVNPSRLPVVIGGLLDVDCAEDVIKNLILVVKGQFSTDELVAEVEKRNRLKLLLPWLEARIHDGCEEPATHNALAKIYIDSNNNPERFLRENTFYDSRVVGKYCEKRDPHLACVAYERGQCDQELINVCNENSLFKSLSRYLVRRKDPELWASVLLESNPFRRPLIDQVVQTALSETQDPEEVSVTVKAFMTADLPNELIELLEKIVLDNSVFSEHRNLQNLLILTAIKADRTRVMEYINRLDNYDAPDIANIAISNELFEEAFAIFRKFDVNTSAVQVLIEHIGNLDRAYEFAERCNEPPVWSQLAKAQLQKGLVKEAIDSYIKADDPSAYMEVGQAAAQSGNWEDLVKFLQMARKKSRESYVETELIFALAKTNRLAELEEFINGPNNAHIQQVGDRCYDERMYDAAKLLYNNVSNFGRLASTLVHLGEYQAAVDGARKANSTRTWKEVCFACVDGNEFRLAQMCGLHIVVHADELEELINYYQDRAYFEELITMLEAALGLERAHMGMFTELAILYSKFKPQKMREHLELFWSRVNIPKVLRAAEQAHLWAELVFLYDKYEEFDNAIITMMSHPSDAWKEGQFKDIVTKVANVELYYKAIQFYLEFKPLLLNDLLIVLSPRLDHTRAVNFFMKTKQLSLVKPYLRSVQNHNNKGVNEALNNLFITEEDYAALRASIDAYDNFDNITLAQGLEKHELIEFRRIAAYLFKGNNRWKQSVELCKKDKLYKDAMQYASESKDVELAEELLAWFLEEDKKECFAACLFTCYDLLRPDVVLETAWRHNIMDFSMPYFIQVMREYLSKVDAIKEKVDKLDASESLRKQEEQNTESQPIVYGTPQLMLTSGPGQAVPPQSGYGGYGYPAAPAGYGQPPQPGFGYGM
- the LOC115206427 gene encoding clathrin heavy chain 1 isoform X5, translated to MAQILPIRFQEHLQLQNLGINPANIGFSTLTMESDKFICIREKVGEQAQVVIIDMADPNTPIRRPISADSAIMNPASKVIALKDAAKTLQIFNIEMKSKMKAHTMTDDVTFWKWISLNTVALVTDNAVYHWSMEGDSQPVKVFDRHSSLAGCQIINYRTDAKQKWLLLIGISAQQNRVVGAMQLYSVDRKVSQPIEGHAAGFAQFKMEGNTEESTLFCFAVRGQAGGKLHIIEVGTPPTGNQPFPKKAVDVFFPPEAQNDFPVAMQISSKQDVVFLITKYGYIHLYDLETGTCIYMNRISGETIFVTAPHEPTAGIIGVNRKGQVLSVCVEEENIIPYITNVLQNPDLALRMAVRNNLAGAEELFARKFNTLFAAGNYSEAAKVAANAPKGILRTPDTIRKFQSVPAQPGQTSPLLQYFGILLDQGQLNKFESLELCRPVLQQGRKQLLEKWLKEDKLECSEELGDLVKSVDPTLALSVYLRANVPNKVIQCFAETGQFQKIVLYAKKVGYTPDWMFLLRNVMRISPEQGLQFSQMLVQDEEPLADITQIVDVFMEYNLIQQCTSFLLDALKNNRPAEGPLQTRLLEMNLVHAPQVADAILGNQMFTHYDRAHVAQLCEKAGLLQRALEHYTDLYDIKRAVVHTHLLNPEWLVNFFGSLSVEDSLECLRAMLSANIRQNLQICVQVASKYHEQLSTNSLTELFESFKSFEGLFYFLGSIVNFSQDPEVHFKYIQAACKTGQIKEVERICRESNCYDPERVKNFLKEAKLTDQLPLIIVCDRFDFVHDLVLYLYRNTLQKYIEIYVQKVNPSRLPVVIGGLLDVDCAEDVIKNLILVVKGQFSTDELVAEVEKRNRLKLLLPWLEARIHDGCEEPATHNALAKIYIDSNNNPERFLRENTFYDSRVVGKYCEKRDPHLACVAYERGQCDQELINVCNENSLFKSLSRYLVRRKDPELWASVLLESNPFRRPLIDQVVQTALSETQDPEEVSVTVKAFMTADLPNELIELLEKIVLDNSVFSEHRNLQNLLILTAIKADRTRVMEYINRLDNYDAPDIANIAISNELFEEAFAIFRKFDVNTSAVQVLIEHIGNLDRAYEFAERCNEPPVWSQLAKAQLQKGLVKEAIDSYIKADDPSAYMEVGQAAAQSGNWEDLVKFLQMARKKSRESYVETELIFALAKTNRLAELEEFINGPNNAHIQQVGDRCYDERMYDAAKLLYNNVSNFGRLASTLVHLGEYQAAVDGARKANSTRTWKEVCFACVDGNEFRLAQMCGLHIVVHADELEELINYYQDRAYFEELITMLEAALGLERAHMGMFTELAILYSKFKPQKMREHLELFWSRVNIPKVLRAAEQAHLWAELVFLYDKYEEFDNAIITMMSHPSDAWKEGQFKDIVTKVANVELYYKAIQFYLEFKPLLLNDLLIVLSPRLDHTRAVNFFMKTKQLSLVKPYLRSVQNHNNKGVNEALNNLFITEEDYAALRASIDAYDNFDNITLAQGLEKHELIEFRRIAAYLFKGNNRWKQSVELCKKDKLYKDAMQYASESKDVELAEELLAWFLEEDKKECFAACLFTCYDLLRPDVVLETAWRHNIMDFSMPYFIQVMREYLSKVDAIKEKEWSHRSASEITQRLTSLMLPSP
- the LOC115206427 gene encoding clathrin heavy chain 1 isoform X3: MAQILPIRFQEHLQLQNLGINPANIGFSTLTMESDKFICIREKVGEQAQVVIIDMADPNTPIRRPISADSAIMNPASKVIALKDAAKTLQIFNIEMKSKMKAHTMTDDVTFWKWISLNTVALVTDNAVYHWSMEGDSQPVKVFDRHSSLAGCQIINYRTDAKQKWLLLIGISAQQNRVVGAMQLYSVDRKVSQPIEGHAAGFAQFKMEGNTEESTLFCFAVRGQAGGKLHIIEVGTPPTGNQPFPKKAVDVFFPPEAQNDFPVAMQISSKQDVVFLITKYGYIHLYDLETGTCIYMNRISGETIFVTAPHEPTAGIIGVNRKGQVLSVCVEEENIIPYITNVLQNPDLALRMAVRNNLAGAEELFARKFNTLFAAGNYSEAAKVAANAPKGILRTPDTIRKFQSVPAQPGQTSPLLQYFGILLDQGQLNKFESLELCRPVLQQGRKQLLEKWLKEDKLECSEELGDLVKSVDPTLALSVYLRANVPNKVIQCFAETGQFQKIVLYAKKVGYTPDWMFLLRNVMRISPEQGLQFSQMLVQDEEPLADITQIVDVFMEYNLIQQCTSFLLDALKNNRPAEGPLQTRLLEMNLVHAPQVADAILGNQMFTHYDRAHVAQLCEKAGLLQRALEHYTDLYDIKRAVVHTHLLNPEWLVNFFGSLSVEDSLECLRAMLSANIRQNLQICVQVASKYHEQLSTNSLTELFESFKSFEGLFYFLGSIVNFSQDPEVHFKYIQAACKTGQIKEVERICRESNCYDPERVKNFLKEAKLTDQLPLIIVCDRFDFVHDLVLYLYRNTLQKYIEIYVQKVNPSRLPVVIGGLLDVDCAEDVIKNLILVVKGQFSTDELVAEVEKRNRLKLLLPWLEARIHDGCEEPATHNALAKIYIDSNNNPERFLRENTFYDSRVVGKYCEKRDPHLACVAYERGQCDQELINVCNENSLFKSLSRYLVRRKDPELWASVLLESNPFRRPLIDQVVQTALSETQDPEEVSVTVKAFMTADLPNELIELLEKIVLDNSVFSEHRNLQNLLILTAIKADRTRVMEYINRLDNYDAPDIANIAISNELFEEAFAIFRKFDVNTSAVQVLIEHIGNLDRAYEFAERCNEPPVWSQLAKAQLQKGLVKEAIDSYIKADDPSAYMEVGQAAAQSGNWEDLVKFLQMARKKSRESYVETELIFALAKTNRLAELEEFINGPNNAHIQQVGDRCYDERMYDAAKLLYNNVSNFGRLASTLVHLGEYQAAVDGARKANSTRTWKEVCFACVDGNEFRLAQMCGLHIVVHADELEELINYYQDRAYFEELITMLEAALGLERAHMGMFTELAILYSKFKPQKMREHLELFWSRVNIPKVLRAAEQAHLWAELVFLYDKYEEFDNAIITMMSHPSDAWKEGQFKDIVTKVANVELYYKAIQFYLEFKPLLLNDLLIVLSPRLDHTRAVNFFMKTKQLSLVKPYLRSVQNHNNKGVNEALNNLFITEEDYAALRASIDAYDNFDNITLAQGLEKHELIEFRRIAAYLFKGNNRWKQSVELCKKDKLYKDAMQYASESKDVELAEELLAWFLEEDKKECFAACLFTCYDLLRPDVVLETAWRHNIMDFSMPYFIQVMREYLSKVDKLDASESLRKQEEQNTESQPIVYGTPQLMLTSGPGQAVPPQSGYGGYGYPAAPAGYGQPPQPGFGYGM